Proteins encoded within one genomic window of Sphaerotilus montanus:
- a CDS encoding SDR family NAD(P)-dependent oxidoreductase, protein MPINRPLRDWTGQVVWIVGASSGIGLATAEALARRGAKVVVSARKAAPLEAFAAAHPGAMALPLDAAAPGALKAGMAQLLARHGRLDLALYCAGHYLPVRATAYDLDEVIRHQDINVTGAMRMLDAVLPTLLAQRSGHISLVASVAGYRGLPQALAYGPTKAALINMAEVLQMDLKPSGIDVSVINPGFVETPLTAQNTHPMPALITPEVAAAEILKGWARGEFEVHFPKRFSRVLKLLGLLGDGLYFSLVRRATGL, encoded by the coding sequence ATGCCCATCAACCGTCCCCTGCGCGACTGGACCGGACAGGTCGTCTGGATCGTCGGCGCCTCGTCCGGCATCGGTCTGGCCACGGCCGAAGCGCTGGCGCGGCGTGGCGCCAAGGTGGTCGTCTCGGCGCGCAAGGCGGCACCCCTGGAGGCCTTTGCCGCCGCCCATCCCGGCGCGATGGCGCTGCCGCTCGACGCTGCCGCCCCCGGTGCGCTGAAGGCGGGCATGGCGCAACTGCTGGCGCGGCACGGGCGGCTCGACCTGGCGCTGTACTGCGCTGGCCACTACCTGCCGGTGCGCGCCACCGCCTACGACCTCGACGAGGTGATCCGCCACCAGGACATCAACGTCACCGGCGCGATGCGGATGCTCGATGCCGTGCTGCCGACGCTGCTGGCCCAGCGCAGCGGCCACATCAGCCTCGTCGCCAGCGTGGCCGGCTACCGCGGGCTGCCTCAGGCGCTGGCGTATGGTCCGACCAAGGCGGCGCTGATCAATATGGCCGAGGTGCTGCAGATGGACCTGAAGCCCAGCGGCATCGACGTCTCCGTCATCAACCCCGGCTTCGTCGAGACGCCGCTGACCGCGCAGAACACCCACCCGATGCCGGCGCTGATCACGCCCGAGGTGGCGGCGGCGGAGATCCTGAAGGGCTGGGCGCGGGGCGAGTTCGAGGTCCATTTCCCCAAGCGCTTCAGCCGGGTGCTCAAGCTGCTGGGCTTGCTCGGCGACGGGCTGTATTTCTCGCTGGTGCGCCGCGCCACGGGGCTTTGA
- a CDS encoding nuclear transport factor 2 family protein gives MTLPMPRHADPRVVRVITFFEHLAPADLDRLDEVYASDARFKDPFNEVHDIPGIRCVFAHMFDGLGSPRFVVLDAIAQGDQCFLTWDFLFEAPRLGPGTTTIHGGSHLRFGPDGRLVLHRDYWDAAEELYEKLPVLGALMRWLKRQAAG, from the coding sequence ATGACCCTGCCGATGCCGCGCCACGCGGACCCGCGTGTGGTCCGCGTGATCACCTTCTTCGAACACTTGGCGCCGGCCGACCTGGACCGGCTGGACGAGGTCTACGCCAGCGACGCCCGCTTCAAGGATCCGTTCAACGAGGTCCACGACATTCCGGGCATTCGCTGCGTGTTCGCGCATATGTTCGACGGGCTCGGCTCGCCGCGGTTTGTCGTGCTCGACGCCATCGCGCAGGGCGACCAGTGTTTCCTGACCTGGGACTTCCTGTTCGAAGCACCCCGGCTCGGACCCGGCACCACGACGATCCATGGTGGCTCGCACCTGCGCTTCGGCCCGGACGGGCGGCTGGTGCTGCACCGCGACTACTGGGACGCGGCCGAGGAGCTGTACGAGAAGCTGCCGGTGCTCGGTGCGCTGATGCGCTGGCTCAAGCGCCAGGCGGCGGGCTGA
- the corA gene encoding magnesium/cobalt transporter CorA yields the protein MLNVFTLANGRLFQEEIDAPEALAHVAPVWVDLEAPTAQEKGWIQARFELTIPENIVDDDLEESARFYEEDNGELHIRSDFLIDDGETPRNVRVAFILHHNVLFSVHSEDLPVFRLLRLRARRIPAMIEDAKDVLLKLYDADAEYSADALEGIYDALEKVSARVLKQDVDDHAAGEALSAIAHQEDLNGRIRRNVMDTRRAVSFMMRSRLLNAEQFEEARQIMRDIDSLDSHTAFLFDKINFLMDATVGFININQNKIIKIFSVASVAMLPPTLIASIYGMNFQHMPELTQTWGYPFALGLMLASVAAPLIYFRRKGWMR from the coding sequence ATGCTCAACGTCTTCACCCTGGCCAACGGCCGCCTGTTCCAGGAAGAGATCGACGCCCCCGAGGCGCTGGCCCATGTCGCGCCGGTCTGGGTGGATCTGGAAGCCCCCACCGCCCAGGAAAAAGGCTGGATCCAGGCGCGCTTCGAGCTGACCATCCCCGAGAACATCGTCGATGACGATCTGGAGGAGTCCGCCCGTTTCTACGAGGAAGACAACGGCGAGCTGCACATCCGCTCCGACTTCCTGATCGACGACGGCGAGACGCCGCGCAACGTGCGCGTGGCCTTCATCCTGCACCACAACGTGCTGTTCTCGGTCCACTCGGAAGACCTGCCCGTGTTCCGCCTGCTGCGGCTGCGTGCAAGGCGCATCCCGGCCATGATCGAGGACGCCAAGGACGTGCTGCTCAAGCTCTACGACGCCGACGCGGAATACTCGGCCGACGCGCTCGAAGGCATCTACGACGCGCTGGAGAAGGTCAGCGCGCGGGTGCTCAAGCAGGACGTGGACGACCACGCCGCCGGCGAGGCGCTCTCGGCCATCGCCCACCAGGAAGACCTGAACGGCCGCATCCGCCGCAATGTCATGGACACGCGCCGTGCCGTGAGTTTCATGATGCGCAGCCGTCTGCTCAATGCGGAACAGTTCGAGGAAGCCCGGCAGATCATGCGCGACATCGACTCGCTCGACTCGCACACCGCCTTCCTCTTCGACAAGATCAACTTCCTGATGGACGCCACCGTCGGTTTCATCAACATCAACCAGAACAAGATCATCAAGATCTTCTCGGTGGCCTCGGTCGCCATGCTGCCGCCGACGCTGATCGCCAGCATCTACGGCATGAACTTCCAGCACATGCCCGAGCTGACGCAGACCTGGGGCTACCCATTTGCGCTCGGGCTGATGCTGGCGTCCGTGGCGGCGCCGCTGATCTACTTCCGCCGCAAGGGCTGGATGCGCTGA
- the hpf gene encoding ribosome hibernation-promoting factor, HPF/YfiA family, translating to MNLTISGHHLEVTPALREYVLTKLDRVTRHFDQVVDVNVLLTVEKQKEKERRQRAEVTLHVKGRDIFVESANEDLYAAIDQLMDKLDRQVVRHKDKLQDHHHTAPKRIALTGEAV from the coding sequence ATGAATCTCACGATCAGCGGTCATCATCTGGAAGTTACCCCGGCTCTGCGCGAATACGTGCTGACCAAACTGGACCGGGTTACCCGTCACTTTGACCAGGTAGTGGATGTCAACGTGCTACTCACCGTGGAGAAGCAGAAGGAAAAGGAACGTCGCCAACGCGCCGAAGTCACGCTGCACGTCAAGGGACGTGACATCTTTGTGGAAAGTGCCAATGAGGATCTCTATGCCGCGATCGATCAGCTGATGGACAAGCTCGACCGCCAGGTCGTGCGTCACAAGGACAAGTTGCAGGACCACCACCACACCGCGCCCAAGCGCATTGCCCTCACCGGCGAAGCGGTCTGA
- a CDS encoding PTS sugar transporter subunit IIA, protein MNRLAAILPAGNVLVNVDASSKKRAFEQAGLLFENQHAIARATVSDNLFARERLGSTGLGHGVAIPHGRIKGLKNPLAAVVRLAQPIAFEAPDDEPVVLLIFLLVPEAATQRHLEILSEIAELLSDRELRERLKVETDPVKLHEMISRWEPLRSVA, encoded by the coding sequence ATGAACCGTCTCGCCGCGATCCTCCCTGCTGGCAATGTGCTGGTGAACGTGGACGCTTCCAGCAAGAAGCGCGCGTTCGAGCAAGCTGGTCTGCTGTTTGAAAACCAGCACGCCATTGCCCGTGCCACTGTCTCCGACAACCTCTTTGCACGAGAACGCCTGGGCTCGACCGGCCTGGGCCATGGCGTGGCCATTCCCCATGGCCGCATCAAGGGCTTGAAGAATCCGCTGGCTGCCGTCGTGCGGCTGGCGCAGCCGATCGCCTTCGAGGCGCCGGACGACGAGCCCGTCGTGCTGCTGATCTTCCTGCTGGTGCCGGAAGCCGCCACACAGCGCCACCTGGAGATCCTCTCCGAGATCGCCGAGTTGCTGTCGGACCGGGAGCTGCGCGAGCGGCTCAAGGTCGAGACCGATCCGGTCAAGCTGCACGAGATGATTTCCCGCTGGGAACCACTGCGCTCGGTGGCCTGA
- the hprK gene encoding HPr(Ser) kinase/phosphatase — MKPTVISAEALFDSHRAMLKWEWIAGHAHPERRFDEVAVRDAQSAADLVGYLNYIHPYRVQIVGRREVGYLDTTESEAQERRISRIVALEPPVVVVADGCTPPDRLVAMCERAEIPLFCTRESAGHVIDVLRGYLGQHFAERTSRHGVFMDILGLGVLLTGESGLGKSELGLELISRGHGLVADDVVDLFRVSQSAIEARCPELLRNLLEVRGIGLLDIKAIFGETAVRRKMRLKLIVHMVRKETLERDFERLPYEPLYEDILGMPVRKVIIAVDAGRNLAVLVEAAVRNTVLQLRGIDTYKEFIKRHRDLMDRGEPGL, encoded by the coding sequence TTGAAACCGACCGTCATCAGCGCGGAGGCGCTGTTCGATTCCCACCGCGCCATGCTGAAGTGGGAGTGGATCGCCGGGCATGCCCATCCGGAACGCCGCTTCGATGAAGTCGCCGTGCGCGATGCGCAGTCGGCAGCCGATCTGGTCGGCTACCTCAACTACATCCACCCGTACCGGGTCCAGATCGTCGGCCGGCGCGAGGTCGGCTATCTGGACACGACCGAATCCGAGGCCCAGGAGCGCCGCATCTCGCGCATCGTCGCGCTGGAGCCGCCGGTGGTGGTGGTGGCCGATGGCTGCACGCCGCCGGACCGGCTGGTGGCGATGTGCGAACGCGCCGAGATCCCGCTGTTCTGCACCCGCGAATCGGCCGGCCACGTCATCGACGTGCTGCGCGGCTACCTGGGCCAGCACTTCGCCGAGCGCACCTCGCGCCACGGTGTCTTCATGGACATCCTCGGCCTGGGCGTGCTGCTGACCGGCGAGTCCGGCCTGGGCAAGAGCGAGCTGGGGCTGGAGCTGATCTCGCGCGGCCATGGGCTCGTGGCCGACGATGTGGTGGACCTGTTCCGCGTCTCGCAGTCGGCGATCGAGGCACGCTGCCCGGAGCTGCTGCGCAACCTGCTCGAAGTGCGCGGCATCGGGCTGCTCGACATCAAGGCCATCTTCGGCGAGACCGCGGTGCGGCGGAAGATGCGCCTGAAGCTGATTGTCCACATGGTGCGCAAGGAAACGCTGGAGCGCGATTTCGAGCGCCTGCCCTACGAGCCGCTCTACGAGGACATCCTGGGCATGCCGGTGCGCAAGGTGATCATCGCGGTGGACGCCGGGCGCAACCTGGCGGTGCTGGTTGAGGCCGCGGTGCGCAACACCGTGCTGCAGCTGCGCGGCATCGACACCTACAAGGAATTCATCAAGCGCCACCGCGACCTGATGGACCGCGGCGAGCCGGGGCTCTGA
- the fur gene encoding ferric iron uptake transcriptional regulator: MTNAEELKSSGLKATLPRIKILEIFQRAQQRHMTAEDVYKVLLLEGADIGLATVYRVLMQFEQAGLLSRNHFESGKSVFELNEGEHHDHLVCLDCGHVEEFFDAQIEACQRAIAQERGFALQEHTLALYAHCTKQDCTRRAVK; this comes from the coding sequence ATGACGAACGCGGAAGAACTCAAAAGCTCGGGCCTGAAGGCCACCCTGCCGCGCATCAAGATCCTCGAAATCTTCCAGCGCGCCCAGCAGCGCCACATGACGGCCGAGGACGTGTACAAGGTGCTCCTCCTCGAAGGCGCCGACATCGGGCTGGCCACCGTCTACCGCGTGCTGATGCAGTTCGAGCAGGCCGGCTTGCTGAGCCGCAACCACTTCGAGAGCGGGAAATCGGTGTTCGAACTCAACGAGGGCGAGCACCACGACCACCTGGTCTGTCTGGACTGCGGCCACGTCGAGGAGTTCTTCGACGCACAGATCGAGGCCTGCCAGCGCGCCATCGCGCAGGAGCGCGGCTTCGCGCTGCAGGAACACACCCTGGCGCTCTACGCCCACTGCACCAAGCAGGACTGCACGCGCCGGGCGGTGAAGTAG
- a CDS encoding outer membrane protein assembly factor BamE: MAAPTRFPSFMSPLVLVAAATLAGCSTISSDGSLLGFITPYRMEVVQGNVVTQDMVAQLRPGLTGDQVRTLLGAPLLADVFHANRWDYVFTIRRQGAPAQQRRVTVFFENDRVARFEADSVPTEREFVASIDVVKPSSRKTVLELDEQQLRAIPVPAPSRSAQAPGTAASGPLRSYPPLETSVR, encoded by the coding sequence ATGGCTGCTCCGACCCGCTTCCCCAGTTTCATGTCGCCCCTCGTGCTCGTGGCTGCTGCCACGCTGGCCGGGTGCTCGACGATCTCCTCCGACGGCTCGCTGCTCGGCTTCATCACGCCTTACCGCATGGAAGTGGTGCAGGGCAACGTGGTCACCCAGGACATGGTCGCGCAACTGCGCCCCGGCCTGACGGGCGACCAAGTGCGCACCCTGCTGGGTGCGCCGCTGCTGGCGGACGTGTTCCACGCCAACCGCTGGGACTATGTCTTCACCATCCGTCGCCAGGGCGCGCCCGCGCAGCAGCGCCGCGTGACCGTCTTCTTCGAGAACGACCGCGTCGCCCGTTTCGAGGCCGACTCCGTGCCGACCGAGCGCGAGTTCGTCGCCTCGATCGACGTGGTCAAGCCGTCGTCGCGCAAGACCGTGCTTGAACTCGACGAGCAGCAGCTGCGCGCCATTCCCGTGCCCGCCCCCAGCCGTTCCGCGCAGGCGCCGGGCACGGCGGCCAGCGGCCCGCTGCGCTCCTATCCTCCGCTGGAAACCTCTGTCCGATGA
- the dapB gene encoding 4-hydroxy-tetrahydrodipicolinate reductase, with the protein MSPSTPAPLRIAIAGCTGRMGHMLIEAVMAADDCVLAGALDRAGSPAIGQDASAFLGKASGVAITADLRTGLQGADCLIDFTRPEGTLAHLAVCRELGVQLVIGTTGFSDAQKAEIAAAAEDVAIMMAPNMSVGVNVVLRLLDMAARALNEGYDIEIIEAHHRFKVDAPSGTALKMGEVVANALGRDLKECAVYGREGVTGERDPSTIGFATIRGGDVVGDHTVLFAGIGERIEISHKSSSRATYAQGSLRAVRFLAGKARGLYGMNDVLGLG; encoded by the coding sequence ATGTCCCCGTCCACCCCCGCGCCGTTGCGCATCGCCATCGCCGGCTGCACCGGCCGCATGGGCCACATGCTCATCGAAGCCGTCATGGCGGCCGATGACTGCGTGCTCGCCGGTGCGCTCGACCGTGCAGGCAGTCCCGCCATTGGCCAGGACGCCTCGGCCTTTCTCGGCAAGGCCAGCGGTGTCGCGATCACCGCCGACCTGCGCACCGGCCTGCAGGGCGCCGACTGCCTGATCGACTTCACCCGCCCCGAGGGCACGCTGGCGCACCTGGCCGTCTGCCGTGAACTGGGCGTGCAGCTGGTCATCGGCACCACCGGCTTCTCGGACGCACAGAAGGCCGAGATCGCCGCCGCTGCCGAGGACGTGGCCATCATGATGGCGCCCAACATGAGCGTCGGCGTCAACGTCGTGCTGCGCCTGCTGGACATGGCGGCCCGCGCGCTGAACGAGGGCTACGACATCGAGATCATCGAGGCCCACCACCGCTTCAAGGTCGACGCGCCGAGCGGCACTGCGCTGAAGATGGGCGAGGTCGTGGCGAATGCGCTGGGCCGTGACCTGAAGGAGTGCGCCGTCTACGGCCGTGAAGGTGTCACCGGCGAGCGCGACCCGAGCACCATCGGCTTCGCCACCATCCGCGGCGGCGACGTGGTCGGTGACCACACCGTGCTGTTCGCCGGCATCGGCGAGCGCATCGAGATCAGCCACAAGTCCAGCAGCCGCGCGACCTACGCGCAGGGCAGCCTGCGCGCCGTGCGCTTCCTCGCCGGCAAGGCCCGTGGCCTGTACGGCATGAACGACGTGCTCGGCCTGGGCTGA
- a CDS encoding MotA/TolQ/ExbB proton channel family protein — MDGLARIWSAGDGVSRTVAVLLLAMSVSAWVLILWKGWVLTRARRDLARAVPVFWSAPDVPTGRTQLAALDREQVLVPMLDALLQQAAPGTLDAGSDAESRLTRLLRDALHRVLGQLQLGQVLLASVGSTAPFVGLFGTVWGIYHALLGISATGSISIDKVAGPVGESLIMTAAGLAVAIPAVLAYNVFGQWVSACEADLEGFAHDLREMALGTRERGDGLRAP; from the coding sequence GTGGACGGGCTGGCTCGGATCTGGTCGGCGGGCGACGGCGTCTCGCGCACCGTCGCGGTGCTGCTGCTGGCGATGTCGGTGTCGGCCTGGGTGCTGATCCTGTGGAAAGGCTGGGTGCTGACGCGGGCCCGGCGTGACCTGGCGCGGGCGGTGCCGGTGTTCTGGTCGGCGCCCGACGTGCCGACCGGTCGCACGCAGCTCGCCGCGCTCGACCGCGAGCAGGTGCTGGTGCCGATGCTCGACGCGCTGCTCCAGCAGGCCGCCCCCGGCACGCTCGATGCTGGCAGCGATGCCGAATCCCGCCTCACCCGCCTGCTGCGTGATGCGCTGCACCGCGTGCTCGGGCAACTGCAGCTCGGTCAGGTGCTGCTCGCCTCGGTCGGCAGCACGGCGCCTTTCGTCGGGCTGTTCGGCACCGTCTGGGGCATCTACCACGCGTTGCTGGGCATCTCGGCCACCGGCTCGATCAGCATCGACAAGGTGGCCGGGCCGGTGGGCGAATCGCTCATCATGACCGCGGCAGGGCTGGCGGTGGCGATTCCCGCCGTGCTGGCCTACAACGTGTTCGGCCAATGGGTCAGCGCCTGCGAGGCGGACCTCGAAGGCTTCGCGCACGACCTGCGCGAGATGGCACTGGGAACGCGGGAGCGCGGCGATGGCCTTCGGGCGCCTTGA
- a CDS encoding ExbD/TolR family protein produces the protein MAFGRLERRKAEVPISDINMTPLIDVMLVLLVIFMITAPLMTSSLKLDLPKADGAAPTEQTPTAISLGLQANGALYWGEERLEPPAFAERLKDIERRGGERPEVLLRADRLVPYGRVAELIGQLQQAGLSRIAFITEPG, from the coding sequence ATGGCCTTCGGGCGCCTTGAACGCCGCAAGGCCGAGGTGCCGATCAGCGACATCAACATGACGCCGCTGATCGACGTGATGCTGGTGCTGCTGGTGATCTTCATGATCACCGCGCCGCTGATGACGTCGAGCCTGAAACTCGATCTGCCCAAGGCCGACGGCGCCGCCCCCACCGAGCAGACGCCGACCGCGATCAGCCTCGGCCTGCAGGCCAACGGCGCGCTCTACTGGGGCGAGGAGCGGCTGGAACCCCCCGCCTTCGCCGAGCGGCTGAAGGACATCGAGCGCCGTGGTGGCGAGCGCCCCGAGGTGCTGCTGCGGGCCGACAGGCTGGTGCCCTATGGCCGCGTGGCCGAGCTGATCGGGCAGCTGCAGCAGGCCGGACTGAGCCGGATTGCCTTCATCACCGAGCCGGGCTGA
- the gshB gene encoding glutathione synthase — protein sequence MKLLFVADPIESFKTYKDTTFAMMREAARRGHTLQVCEPRDLVWGRGSRVVARRCRTVILTGREQADWFAVVAKGEVALADTDAVLMRKDPPFDAEYIYATHLLQQAERDGARVFNKPSALRDHPEKLAILEFPEWIGPTLVTREAEAVRAFHAEHGDIILKPLDGMGGMGIFRVGPDGLNLGSITETLTRDGSTTVMVQRFLPEIVHGDKRILIIGGVPVPFCLARIPQGSEVRGNLAAGGKGVAQPLSARDREIAETLGPVLAARGLLLIGLDVIGDCVTEINVTSPTCFQEIQQQTGFDVAAVFVDALEAAVAARRAA from the coding sequence ATGAAGCTGCTGTTCGTCGCTGACCCGATCGAGTCCTTCAAGACGTACAAGGACACCACCTTCGCGATGATGCGCGAGGCCGCGCGCCGCGGCCACACGCTGCAGGTCTGCGAGCCACGCGACCTGGTCTGGGGGCGTGGCAGCCGGGTCGTGGCGCGCCGCTGCCGCACGGTCATCCTCACCGGGCGCGAGCAGGCGGACTGGTTCGCCGTGGTCGCCAAGGGCGAGGTGGCGCTGGCCGACACCGACGCGGTGCTGATGCGCAAGGACCCGCCCTTCGACGCCGAGTACATCTACGCGACCCACCTGCTGCAGCAGGCCGAGCGCGACGGCGCCCGTGTCTTCAACAAGCCCTCCGCGCTGCGCGACCACCCGGAAAAGCTCGCCATCCTCGAATTCCCCGAGTGGATCGGCCCGACGCTGGTCACGCGCGAGGCCGAGGCCGTGCGCGCCTTCCACGCCGAGCACGGCGACATCATCCTCAAGCCGCTCGACGGCATGGGCGGCATGGGCATCTTCCGCGTCGGCCCGGACGGGCTGAACCTCGGCTCCATCACCGAGACGCTGACCCGGGATGGCAGCACGACGGTGATGGTGCAGCGCTTCCTGCCCGAGATCGTCCACGGCGACAAGCGCATCCTGATCATCGGCGGCGTGCCGGTGCCCTTCTGCCTGGCGCGCATTCCGCAGGGCAGCGAGGTGCGTGGCAACCTCGCCGCGGGCGGCAAGGGCGTCGCGCAGCCGCTGTCTGCGCGCGACCGCGAGATCGCCGAGACGCTGGGGCCGGTCCTCGCCGCGCGCGGATTGCTGCTCATCGGGCTGGACGTGATCGGTGACTGCGTCACCGAGATCAACGTCACCAGCCCGACCTGCTTCCAGGAGATCCAGCAGCAGACGGGCTTCGACGTGGCTGCTGTGTTCGTCGACGCGCTGGAGGCCGCCGTGGCGGCCCGCCGCGCGGCCTGA
- a CDS encoding DUF4397 domain-containing protein → MLHRRLWATRAATTLLLLGSLTFLSGCGSKDDGTTSSSSNTGTLRVINATTQRSAVGLLIDDVSRESAIERDATSATYRVTAGSHTIALANSSGSALASTTATIAAGSATTLVAWTGDNNVVKYLSLDDLEAVPASGRSKLQVFNAARDAGALDVHLTPASEALGDSPLLGNLAAGSGSSGYSSVNAGSHRLRLLKAGSVLASDVRLDTTVTLPDAGVAALVITPSTGGVLAHALLLQPATAVTALTNTQARVRILSALPTSLSVAGTVNGATLPLLGTSPGFGSYALVPAGSSTPQVTVNGGTLTGASWTAAPGSDTTLFVWGTAAAPQFATLSDDNRLPGSTSAARIRLLHGLGNLAQDLTLNIAGAAVTTASQGSMSPVTAVSAVTDTTLSVTSSSTAASVYELTGKTLDANGVYSVFLLGDSSLSSGNGLTTVVVKER, encoded by the coding sequence ATGCTGCACCGCCGACTCTGGGCCACCCGCGCCGCCACGACCCTGCTCCTGCTGGGCAGCCTCACCTTCCTGTCGGGCTGCGGCAGCAAGGACGACGGCACGACCTCCAGCAGCAGCAACACCGGCACGCTGCGCGTCATCAACGCCACGACCCAGCGCAGCGCCGTCGGCCTGCTGATCGATGACGTGTCACGCGAATCCGCCATCGAACGCGACGCCACCAGCGCCACCTACCGCGTCACCGCCGGCAGCCACACCATCGCGCTGGCCAACAGCAGCGGCAGCGCCCTGGCCAGCACCACCGCCACCATTGCCGCCGGCAGCGCCACCACGCTGGTGGCCTGGACGGGCGACAACAACGTGGTCAAGTACCTCAGCCTGGACGATCTGGAGGCCGTGCCCGCCAGCGGCCGCAGCAAGCTGCAGGTATTCAACGCGGCACGGGACGCGGGCGCGCTCGACGTCCACCTCACCCCCGCCTCCGAAGCGCTGGGCGACTCGCCGCTGCTGGGCAACCTCGCCGCGGGCAGCGGCAGCAGCGGCTACTCCAGCGTCAACGCGGGCAGCCACCGCCTGCGCCTGCTCAAGGCCGGCAGCGTGCTGGCCAGCGACGTGCGGCTCGACACCACCGTGACCCTGCCGGACGCAGGCGTCGCCGCGCTGGTCATCACGCCGAGCACCGGCGGCGTGCTGGCCCATGCGCTGCTGCTGCAGCCGGCCACCGCAGTGACGGCGCTGACCAACACGCAGGCGCGGGTCCGCATCCTCAGTGCGCTGCCGACCAGCCTGTCGGTGGCCGGCACGGTCAACGGCGCCACGCTGCCGCTGCTGGGCACCTCGCCAGGCTTCGGCAGCTATGCGCTGGTGCCAGCCGGCTCGTCCACGCCGCAGGTCACCGTCAATGGCGGCACGCTCACGGGCGCCTCCTGGACTGCCGCCCCGGGCAGCGACACCACGCTGTTCGTCTGGGGCACGGCCGCTGCGCCCCAGTTCGCCACGCTCAGCGACGACAACCGCCTGCCCGGCAGCACCAGCGCCGCCCGCATCCGGCTGCTGCACGGCCTGGGCAACCTCGCCCAGGACCTGACGCTCAACATCGCCGGCGCCGCGGTCACCACCGCCAGCCAGGGCAGCATGTCGCCCGTGACCGCCGTCTCCGCGGTCACCGACACCACGCTGTCGGTGACGAGCAGCAGCACGGCCGCCAGCGTCTACGAACTCACGGGCAAGACGCTCGACGCCAACGGCGTCTACAGCGTCTTCCTGCTGGGCGACAGCAGCCTGTCCTCGGGCAACGGGCTGACCACGGTGGTGGTCAAGGAGCGCTGA
- a CDS encoding alpha-D-ribose 1-methylphosphonate 5-triphosphate diphosphatase, with the protein MQQEQVMTRARLVLPGEVVTGTVVLREGRIVDLDRAHSALPSAIDLDGDYLLPGLVELHTDNLERHVMPRPKVRFPMWGAVQAHDAEVACAGITTVFDAIGVGDPYHQGFRAQNQGELLPVLDALEAAGVLRADHRIHARCELPAANARALFEPFAHHARLGLISLMDHTPGQRQWSDLDHARVYYTGKKGWTDAQFDHEVQLAPARQRDHAGPNRDWFSAYARATGMALASHDDTTAAHADEAHHLGAVICEFPTTLDAARRARRLGLLTLAGAPNVLRGTSHAGNVAAVTLVREGVLDALSSDYLPASLLAAAWQLADEGLLDLPAAIRLVTLQPARAAGLTDRGALACGLRADLVRVRAVAGHPVVREVWNAGRRVV; encoded by the coding sequence ATGCAACAAGAACAGGTGATGACCCGCGCGCGGCTGGTGCTGCCAGGGGAGGTGGTGACGGGCACGGTGGTGTTGCGGGAGGGTCGCATCGTCGATCTGGACCGCGCGCACTCGGCCCTGCCTTCGGCGATCGATCTGGACGGCGACTACCTCCTGCCGGGCCTGGTGGAATTGCACACGGACAATCTGGAGCGCCACGTCATGCCGCGCCCCAAGGTGCGCTTCCCGATGTGGGGCGCCGTGCAGGCCCATGACGCCGAGGTGGCCTGCGCCGGCATCACGACGGTGTTCGACGCGATCGGCGTCGGCGACCCTTACCACCAGGGCTTCCGCGCGCAGAACCAGGGCGAGCTGCTGCCCGTGCTCGATGCGCTGGAAGCCGCCGGCGTGCTGCGCGCCGACCACCGCATCCACGCCCGCTGCGAACTGCCGGCCGCCAACGCGCGTGCGCTGTTCGAGCCGTTTGCCCACCACGCCCGGCTGGGACTGATCTCGCTGATGGACCACACGCCGGGGCAGCGCCAGTGGTCCGATCTGGACCATGCCCGCGTCTACTACACCGGCAAGAAGGGCTGGACCGACGCGCAGTTCGACCACGAGGTCCAGCTCGCACCGGCCCGCCAGCGCGACCACGCCGGCCCGAACCGCGACTGGTTCTCCGCCTACGCCCGCGCCACCGGCATGGCACTCGCCTCGCACGACGACACCACGGCCGCACACGCCGACGAGGCGCACCACCTGGGCGCCGTGATCTGCGAGTTCCCGACCACGCTCGATGCCGCCCGCCGCGCCCGCCGCCTCGGCCTGCTGACACTCGCGGGCGCACCCAACGTGCTGCGTGGCACCTCCCACGCGGGCAACGTGGCCGCGGTGACCCTGGTGCGCGAGGGCGTGCTGGACGCGCTGTCCTCGGACTACCTGCCGGCCAGCCTGCTGGCAGCGGCCTGGCAGCTCGCGGACGAAGGCCTGCTCGACCTGCCCGCGGCGATCCGGCTGGTCACGCTGCAGCCCGCGCGCGCGGCCGGCCTCACCGACCGGGGCGCCCTGGCCTGCGGGCTGCGGGCGGATCTGGTGCGGGTGCGCGCCGTCGCCGGACACCCCGTGGTGCGCGAGGTCTGGAACGCCGGGCGCCGCGTCGTCTGA